The genomic stretch ATAATATGCAAGCTCATCTATTTTTTCTTGAAACCATTGCGGAAATCTGTTTTTTTCCCTCTTAAGTATGTATCCAACGTCATGAAGCTTAGGAGGTTCTATACCAACGTATCTTAATGATGCTTTAAGGAGCAATTCTACAGCTTCCTGGCATTGCCTAACAGTATAAGGATAATTTCCTTCATTAAATGCCTCTTTTGCGTGTTTTATCCTTTCTTCAGCTTGTCTAACATAGGATTTAGCGAGATTATCGTTATTCAAAAAATCTCACCCAAAATCAATTATTTCTCCAGGTTTGTAATCTTTTTTCCTCCAATACCATTTCTTCTTAGATAACCAGACTCTTTCAAAACCTAGTTTCTGTAATTTTTGTTTAGTTTCCTCTAATATTTTTCTAAAAAAGTTATCCTTATCGTAAAGGATTACTGCATCTTCAGTCATATCCATATAAAGAGGAGAAAATCTTATTGCCTCTTCTGGAGTTTTCATGATTGGAGAGAAAGCTACGTAGTACCCTTCATTCATGAGTCCTTCGATCTCGCTTTCAAGCTTATTCTCAACTTTCTCAAAAAGCATTATTCTCTCAGTTAAAGTCTTAGGTAAATCCCTTATGACTAACAGCAAATCTATATCACTATCCTTCCTACTATCTCCCCTAGCTACGCTACCGTAAACTACTACAGAAATTAATTTGTCTCCGAATTCTTGTAATAACAGAGTAGTTAGCTTTTCCAATAAGCTCTTATAAGGCTCGTTCACATATGAATATTGTTTAATTTAAGGTAAAAACTTTAACTTAAGTTAGAGAAGACGGAGTATATACAATCTTTCATGAAGAATAAGCAGACTCGCATATTTTGATAATAAGCTGAAAGAGAGCTAAGTGTATAGTAGTTACAGGCTGAATGTAGCAATAGGGAGCGTGGCAATATTGTTACCTAAATTAAGAATATTAAAAAGATATTTTCTATGTTGTAATATTAATTTTAATACCCTAAATTGCTGATAGGATGAAAAAGTTTTTAGTATTTTTATGGTATTATAATCATGGTTATATTATCATGGAAATATTGCGGAGAGAATACAAAGATGTAAAGAACTTCAACTCATGTAGCATTTATCGGAAAATCCTTGCCTTGAATAATTATTTCAAAAGATATCATAGATATTTATACAATATTTCATCTCAAAGAGAATAAATTTATCAGTATTAGATGAAAATTTTATACAATAAAATCGTATTCATTTAAAAACTATTTCAACGTAGG from Sulfolobus sp. S-194 encodes the following:
- a CDS encoding nucleotidyltransferase domain-containing protein translates to MNEPYKSLLEKLTTLLLQEFGDKLISVVVYGSVARGDSRKDSDIDLLLVIRDLPKTLTERIMLFEKVENKLESEIEGLMNEGYYVAFSPIMKTPEEAIRFSPLYMDMTEDAVILYDKDNFFRKILEETKQKLQKLGFERVWLSKKKWYWRKKDYKPGEIIDFG
- a CDS encoding HEPN domain-containing protein; its protein translation is MNNDNLAKSYVRQAEERIKHAKEAFNEGNYPYTVRQCQEAVELLLKASLRYVGIEPPKLHDVGYILKREKNRFPQWFQEKIDELAYYSRVLRNEREPAMYGDEETGASPEELYSKFDAESAIKMCDSVYEYVKKLIK